The stretch of DNA TGTTAGACAATCTTAAAATATCCGGTCATTGACGGTTTTAAAGGATGATTAATATGTAAGTGGGTAAAAACGCATATAATCAAATGGAACAGAGGGAATTACTCGTACTTGTTTATTGGTCTGTGAGACGTAAAAACTGGAGAAGGTAGAAAAAAGAAGGCGGCGTAGACGATTTGTTAGAGATTTTATTGCCAGCTGTCTGTTTTCAGTTTTAAATTCCAAAGTTTAGATTGCTTCATTGAGCACAATTATTAGCCTTAGATTTTATAATTGTGATGATCCTTTAATAATTTAATAATTTGGTTGAGTATACCTTACGGATAATAATTTGACTGTAATAGTAAATTTTATATGCATTACTAAAGATTCCTGAATTTAATTAGTCTTCTTAGAGTACAGTAAACTTCTCCATACAAAAAATGGAGATGGCGGCGCAACTAAGACGAGGAATATCACGACAATTCTCGACTGGATCACTCCGAAGATCGGGGAGGTTCAGTTTCAGGAGGCAATCCTCCTTAGACCCTCAACGTAACAACCTGAGATTTAGTTTTGGAAGGCAATCATCCCTTGACCCAATTCGTCGTAGACCAGCTGCTGAGGAACCATTGACTGTGGTCCCGGAGAACTTAGACGCGACAATGCAGTTGTTATTTATGGCGTGTCAGGGGGAAGTGAAGGGTGTCCAAGACTTGCTTGATGAAGGGACTGATGTTAATAGCATTGACTTGGATGGTAGGACTGCCCTGCATATTGCTGCTTGTGAGGGTCATGTTGAGGTTGTTAGGTTGTTGTTGAGTCGGAAGGCTAATATTGATGCTCGTGATCGTTGGGGTAGTACGGTAATTAACATTTCTTCACAAATACTACTTTGTTATATTTGTTGGAGTAAATGTTCCTGAGAAAGAGTTTGCAATTGTACAGGCAGCTGCTGATGCTAAATATTATGGGAATGGAGATGTCTACAATATCTTGAAGGCCCGGGGGGCAAAAGCTCCAGTATGACACGAGTTTCTTTTCCGCATTTGTTTTTCTATTGTTTTGTTTTGATGATGGATTATGAAAAACTAGACTTTCTAAAGCTTGCTTTTATGACCAAATCAGAAAACCAGGAAAACTCCAATGGCAGTGGCGAATCCTAAAGAAGTCCCAGAATATGAACTCAATCCGTTTGAGCTACAAGTTCGCAGAGCAGATGGTATTGCAAAGGCATGATCTTTTCACCCACTGTATATTACTGTAATTTTCTTTTGTATGAAGCGTATCTGTGTATTGGTATTGTTCACGTGCTCATTGAGTCGTTCCATCTTCTATTCTGCGTCTTTAAATGGTTATCGGAAACTTGCTTTGGATTTGGAACGGTGGGATTATAACAGTAAGATTATCTGTGTTGGAAATGCATAGTTACTGTGGATTCTCATTGCTTTCCTGATTTCTTGGAGGATATAAAGCTCAAAGTTTTTGTATTCGTTGCTGAATGCATCAGTTTAATCAAGCTGTAGTAAATCACTTTGTTGACGAGTCAATATCTTACTGCAGTGCTTAGTATTTAGCTTTGAGTTGATAACTTTCTAGCTAGGCTATTACCATTTTCTTAGGCAAATTATAATGTTCTCTTATTTTTATTTCCCTTGCAGGGTGTATATCAAGTCGCTAAGTGGAATGGAACCAAAGTTGCTGTAAAGATACTCGATAAAGAAAGCTATACAGACCCAGAAAGCATGTATTCCACTGACTCTTCCACTCAAGTCTTTTGTTGAATAATGGAAATTTTTGTATGCTTAGTCCTGCTTATTTGAGAAGATCTGTTCACATTTTTTTTGTCGGCAATGCCTGCTTTTCTGTTTCTGATATCCTGAAACAGCGATCATTTGTGGTGACTTTGTGTATATGGCTGTCCGTGTGCCGTTTCTTTAGTTATTCATTTCTGCCTCTAAAATGATAGCAGTGTACTGTCTGTCATTTTTGTGATAAATTTTCATTGCAGAAATGCGTTTAAATTTGAGTTGACATTACTAGAGAAGGTGCGCCATCCTAATATCATCCAGTTTGTTGGAGCCGTAACCCAAAATATCCCAATGATGATTGTCGTAGAGTACCACTCAAAGGTAAGTCGAATCGTAGGCTTGGTTTCTTACACTCTTACAGTGCTTATGTCTGCTCAAAGTGTTGCTTTGTTATTATTTTGATTAAAAGTATTATTAAATCTTTAATATGCAATTCCTGTTCTTGGGCACAAATTTGAAATGGTGGAGACGACCTTGAAATACGATTCACtgactttgttttttgttttctgCCTTGATTTCCATTAAACTAACCTTTGCTGTTACAGGGTGATTTAGGATgctatcttctaaa from Silene latifolia isolate original U9 population chromosome 10, ASM4854445v1, whole genome shotgun sequence encodes:
- the LOC141606185 gene encoding integrin-linked protein kinase 1-like is translated as MEMAAQLRRGISRQFSTGSLRRSGRFSFRRQSSLDPQRNNLRFSFGRQSSLDPIRRRPAAEEPLTVVPENLDATMQLLFMACQGEVKGVQDLLDEGTDVNSIDLDGRTALHIAACEGHVEVVRLLLSRKANIDARDRWGSTAAADAKYYGNGDVYNILKARGAKAPKTRKTPMAVANPKEVPEYELNPFELQVRRADGIAKGVYQVAKWNGTKVAVKILDKESYTDPESINAFKFELTLLEKVRHPNIIQFVGAVTQNIPMMIVVEYHSKGDLGCYLLKKGRLSPSKSLRFALDIARGMNYLHECKPDPVVHCDLMPKNILLDSGGQLKVAGFGLVRLSKISAEKFKLAETDACTRHTSVYTAPELYKDDIFDKTVDAYSFAVILYEMIEGGHPFHPKPTDEVIKLMCLEGKRPPYKKLKNYPSELKELLDECWSADPSVRPNFAEIITRLDRVVTQGSKQGWWKDAFKLPWL